In a single window of the Terriglobia bacterium genome:
- a CDS encoding APC family permease — MPDSSQPSSPGKQRVRIVVATSVMLTFISFWRAAAIVLNDLGSSAFYAGPIAEQAVGKAAPWFIIGVMLFAFTVRAVYVESCSMFVRGGVYRVVKEALGGGLAKVSVSALMFDYILTGPISGVSAGHYIGGLINSLFHTAHVHGFFPFNFQINENASALVFAIIMTLYYWWQNTMGIEESSEKALNVMKIVTVMVVVALGWSVVTIWIRGSQLPPLPIPSNLHFSTEALGFIKHTNWAQTFGLFGVLIAFGHSVLAMSGEETLAQVNRELAHPKLTNLKKAAIIIGIYSFLFTGLISLFGVMIVPDALRTTVYKDNLISGLAMSFVGPHSIRLAFQVFVVLVGFLMLSGAINTSIIGANGVLNRISEDGVLTDWFRKPHKKYGTSYRIINLIVILQILTIVGSRGDVYTLGEAYAFGVIWSFTFNSFSMLVLRFKFKGIRGWKMPPNITIAGVELPIGLGSVFLVLFCTAVTNLMTKSIATVAGLTFTVMFLIIFTVSERINMRKFANAQASMKEHFQLLHRDTVDNQTVGIKPGNVLVAVRDYNTLNHLKWVLSHTALDIDIVVMAARLTGPGSAEYDLSMDQIFSDYEQTLFTRAVGVAEGFGRHVDLLVVPARDVWSAIVQTASALGSSAIVAGLSSKMTAQEQAFYLGRAWEAMPEPKKEMLFQVVRPDMEVDTYRIGPHTPSMRTEDVHLVHRLWLDITREKGLEKIHHSDLVSMALTRFAREFTGDGRQEIIRDLKKTEQRRGAAAALPEKASGSEDEGPPVLRP; from the coding sequence ATGCCCGATTCTTCCCAGCCATCCTCTCCCGGAAAGCAGAGAGTTCGCATCGTCGTAGCGACGTCGGTGATGCTGACCTTTATCTCCTTCTGGAGAGCAGCGGCCATCGTCCTGAACGACCTCGGCTCCTCCGCTTTTTACGCCGGCCCCATCGCCGAACAGGCGGTCGGGAAGGCGGCCCCCTGGTTCATCATCGGCGTCATGCTCTTCGCGTTTACCGTGCGCGCGGTTTACGTGGAGAGCTGTTCCATGTTCGTTCGCGGGGGCGTATACCGTGTCGTCAAAGAGGCCCTCGGCGGCGGCCTGGCAAAAGTCAGCGTCTCCGCCCTGATGTTCGATTACATCCTCACCGGACCGATCTCGGGTGTCTCCGCCGGCCACTACATCGGCGGTCTAATCAACTCCCTGTTCCACACCGCCCACGTCCACGGCTTCTTCCCGTTCAATTTCCAGATCAACGAGAACGCCTCTGCCCTCGTGTTCGCCATCATCATGACCCTCTACTACTGGTGGCAGAACACCATGGGCATTGAAGAGAGCAGCGAAAAGGCTCTCAACGTGATGAAGATCGTCACCGTGATGGTGGTGGTCGCGCTCGGTTGGTCAGTCGTAACCATCTGGATACGCGGCTCGCAACTTCCGCCGCTGCCGATCCCCTCGAATCTTCATTTCAGCACCGAGGCCCTCGGATTCATCAAGCACACGAACTGGGCACAGACCTTCGGTCTTTTCGGGGTTCTGATAGCCTTTGGTCACTCCGTGCTCGCCATGAGCGGCGAAGAGACGCTCGCGCAGGTGAACCGTGAGCTGGCGCATCCCAAGCTCACGAACCTGAAGAAAGCCGCCATCATCATTGGCATCTACAGCTTCCTCTTCACCGGCTTGATCTCACTGTTCGGCGTCATGATCGTTCCCGACGCTCTTCGGACCACGGTCTACAAGGACAATCTCATCAGCGGTTTGGCGATGAGCTTCGTGGGCCCGCACTCTATCAGGCTCGCATTCCAGGTCTTCGTCGTTCTCGTCGGATTCCTGATGCTCTCGGGAGCCATCAACACCTCGATCATCGGCGCCAATGGAGTCCTGAACCGAATCTCCGAAGACGGTGTACTCACTGACTGGTTCCGCAAGCCGCACAAGAAATACGGGACCAGCTATCGCATCATCAATCTCATCGTCATCCTTCAGATTCTCACGATTGTCGGCAGCCGCGGCGACGTCTACACCCTGGGCGAAGCGTACGCCTTTGGCGTCATCTGGAGCTTCACCTTCAACAGCTTCTCCATGCTGGTGTTGCGCTTCAAGTTCAAAGGTATACGCGGCTGGAAGATGCCGCCGAACATCACCATCGCCGGCGTGGAGCTACCGATTGGTCTCGGTTCGGTTTTCCTCGTGCTCTTCTGCACAGCGGTCACGAACCTGATGACGAAGTCGATCGCGACGGTGGCCGGCCTGACCTTCACCGTGATGTTTCTCATCATCTTCACCGTCTCCGAGCGTATCAACATGCGGAAATTCGCTAACGCTCAAGCATCGATGAAGGAACATTTCCAGTTGCTCCACCGTGACACGGTCGACAACCAGACAGTCGGCATAAAGCCAGGCAACGTGCTCGTTGCGGTTCGCGACTACAACACTTTGAATCATCTCAAGTGGGTGCTTTCGCACACCGCCCTTGACATCGACATCGTCGTCATGGCCGCGCGCCTCACCGGCCCAGGCAGTGCCGAGTACGACCTCTCGATGGACCAGATATTCTCCGATTACGAGCAAACACTATTTACTCGTGCTGTTGGCGTGGCCGAAGGATTTGGCCGCCACGTCGATCTGCTCGTCGTTCCAGCGCGTGATGTCTGGTCCGCCATCGTTCAGACCGCCAGCGCTCTCGGTTCGTCCGCCATCGTCGCCGGCCTTTCCAGCAAGATGACCGCCCAGGAACAGGCCTTCTACCTCGGTCGCGCCTGGGAGGCCATGCCCGAGCCCAAGAAGGAAATGTTGTTCCAGGTTGTTCGTCCGGATATGGAGGTCGATACCTATCGCATCGGACCGCACACGCCGAGCATGAGGACCGAAGACGTTCACCTCGTACATCGACTTTGGCTGGATATCACGCGGGAGAAGGGACTCGAGAAGATCCACCACTCCGACCTGGTGTCCATGGCCCTGACGCGGTTCGCCCGCGAATTTACCGGCGACGGCCGCCAGGAAATTATCCGCGACCTGAAAAAAACTGAACAGCGCCGTGGCGCTGCCGCAGCACTGCCCGAAAAGGCATCCGGCAGCGAAGATGAAGGCCCACCCGTCCTGAGACCCTGA
- a CDS encoding dihydrofolate reductase family protein, whose translation MHDFQILFDHGERSDLLDPVYSPYGKLGFPAPLAERPWVYANFVQTLDGIVSLLGVNASGSDIAQSEEDRWLMDLLRAHADAVLLGMGTLMVEKRLERPRPRGPVFRIVEPTLQQLRAKLRRGVERNIFVSATGNFQVADFAVFDGDRVDSAIITTVSGAERLRPQQATHPHVKIVVAGDGSEVDLKVAMRTLRQEMGIKYLLCEGGPVLYGHMIRAGLIDEKFLTIAPIDTGQEIPQEQEFVPWKQPAIRPTIFAGTGFTKEDVVRWHWLSCRKVGDLQFNRYRAIR comes from the coding sequence ATGCACGATTTTCAAATCCTCTTCGATCATGGTGAGCGGTCGGATCTGCTGGATCCGGTGTATTCGCCTTATGGGAAGCTGGGATTTCCAGCGCCGCTGGCGGAACGGCCGTGGGTTTATGCCAATTTTGTGCAGACGCTGGATGGCATCGTTTCGCTGCTGGGAGTGAATGCGTCGGGATCAGATATTGCGCAGAGCGAAGAAGACCGGTGGTTGATGGATTTGCTGCGGGCTCATGCGGACGCGGTGCTGCTCGGTATGGGCACGCTGATGGTTGAGAAGCGGCTGGAGCGGCCGCGACCTCGCGGGCCGGTGTTTCGGATCGTCGAGCCAACATTGCAGCAGTTGCGCGCGAAATTGCGGCGAGGAGTTGAACGCAACATTTTTGTGAGCGCGACCGGCAATTTTCAAGTGGCGGATTTTGCGGTATTCGATGGCGACCGCGTAGATAGTGCCATTATCACAACTGTTTCTGGAGCGGAACGGTTACGGCCGCAGCAGGCGACGCATCCGCATGTGAAGATCGTCGTCGCCGGAGACGGGAGCGAGGTCGACCTGAAGGTCGCGATGCGCACGCTTCGGCAGGAAATGGGCATCAAGTATCTGCTGTGCGAGGGCGGGCCGGTGCTTTACGGGCACATGATTCGCGCCGGACTGATTGACGAAAAATTCCTGACGATTGCGCCGATCGATACCGGGCAGGAGATTCCGCAGGAGCAGGAATTCGTGCCATGGAAGCAACCGGCAATTCGACCGACGATCTTTGCCGGAACGGGATTCACCAAGGAAGATGTTGTGCGCTGGCATTGGCTGAGCTGCAGGAAAGTTGGGGATTTGCAGTTCAATCGATATCGGGCGATCAGGTAA
- the lpxD gene encoding UDP-3-O-(3-hydroxymyristoyl)glucosamine N-acyltransferase has translation MKVSQIAAEIGGRVIGDGGQEVRRVASLAAAQATDLSFVEDAKFADDGRRSAAGALITAEASVEALQRRTLIVVRNPRLGFAKAGALLAGEGKACTGVHKSAVLDSSARLGEGVSIGAQAFIGPRVAIGRNAVIGPGCVLLGDIEIGEDCELVARVTVYPHTKIGDRVTVHAGAVLGSDGFGFVPDEQGRYHKFPQIGRLEVGNDVEIGANATVDRGALDATILSDGVKLDNLVHIGHNVRLGENVVSAAQTGISGSSVIEKNVLIGGQVGIADHVTVEEGAILGAQAGIPSNKVIRGKGVVFWGTPARPIREYLKELAVLARLVKRDAKP, from the coding sequence ATGAAAGTCTCGCAGATTGCTGCGGAGATTGGCGGCAGAGTCATCGGGGATGGTGGGCAAGAAGTCAGGCGTGTTGCGAGCCTTGCGGCCGCGCAGGCGACGGATCTGTCGTTCGTGGAGGATGCCAAGTTCGCCGACGATGGGCGGAGGAGTGCGGCAGGGGCACTGATTACTGCCGAAGCGAGTGTCGAGGCTCTGCAAAGGAGGACGTTGATCGTGGTTCGGAATCCACGACTGGGGTTTGCGAAGGCTGGGGCGTTGCTCGCAGGGGAAGGGAAAGCGTGCACGGGTGTTCACAAATCAGCCGTCCTGGATTCTTCAGCGAGACTTGGCGAAGGAGTGAGCATTGGGGCACAGGCTTTCATTGGGCCGCGTGTGGCGATTGGTCGCAACGCGGTGATCGGGCCGGGATGCGTGCTGCTTGGTGATATTGAAATCGGGGAGGACTGCGAACTGGTAGCGAGGGTGACGGTTTATCCGCACACGAAGATTGGTGACCGGGTGACGGTTCATGCGGGCGCGGTGCTGGGCAGCGATGGTTTCGGATTCGTGCCGGATGAACAGGGGCGCTATCACAAGTTTCCTCAGATTGGGCGACTGGAAGTCGGGAACGATGTCGAGATAGGCGCAAACGCGACCGTGGATCGAGGCGCGCTGGATGCTACGATCCTTTCAGACGGCGTGAAACTCGACAATCTCGTCCACATTGGCCACAACGTGCGGCTGGGCGAGAACGTGGTATCGGCTGCGCAAACGGGGATTTCCGGAAGCTCGGTCATCGAGAAGAACGTTCTGATCGGTGGACAGGTGGGAATTGCCGATCACGTGACAGTCGAGGAGGGAGCCATTCTTGGCGCGCAGGCAGGAATTCCCAGCAACAAGGTCATTCGTGGAAAAGGTGTAGTCTTTTGGGGAACGCCAGCGCGGCCGATTCGCGAGTACCTGAAAGAGCTGGCGGTGCTCGCGAGATTGGTAAAGCGGGACGCTAAACCATAG
- a CDS encoding lysophospholipid acyltransferase family protein — MRHRLEYAPVWVIVRIFAILPRPVARGLGIALAHTIRLLHRRLWHVGMRNLELAFPEKPLPERKRILRCVYTSLGRLLAEFTKFPEYTKENVKRIAVYEGFENFERARERGKGVLFMTAHLGGWEVGAFAHSVYGNPLNVMMRELDNPYLDRLVTGYRSLHGNRMMSKDDFARGLLGAMRRGETVGILMDTNMTPPQGVFVDFFGHLACTASGVARVALRTGAAVVPAFSIWDKELRKYRIHFEPPIPLANTGDDEADAITNTAAFTKKIEEFVRRYPDQWLWVHRRWKARPPGEGPIY, encoded by the coding sequence ATGCGCCATCGTCTGGAATATGCTCCGGTCTGGGTGATCGTCCGGATATTCGCGATCCTGCCGCGCCCGGTTGCGCGCGGGCTGGGGATTGCCCTGGCGCACACAATTCGGCTGCTGCACCGGCGGCTGTGGCACGTTGGCATGCGCAACCTCGAACTGGCGTTTCCGGAAAAGCCTCTACCGGAGCGCAAGCGGATTCTGCGCTGCGTGTATACCTCACTGGGCCGGCTGCTGGCCGAATTTACCAAATTCCCCGAGTACACGAAAGAGAACGTCAAGCGGATTGCGGTTTACGAGGGGTTCGAGAATTTTGAGCGTGCCCGGGAGCGCGGCAAGGGCGTCCTGTTTATGACGGCGCACCTCGGTGGTTGGGAGGTCGGCGCCTTCGCGCATTCGGTTTACGGCAATCCGCTTAACGTGATGATGCGAGAGTTGGACAATCCTTACCTGGACCGTCTGGTGACCGGCTATCGTTCGCTGCATGGAAACCGCATGATGTCGAAGGACGACTTCGCGCGCGGGCTGCTTGGGGCGATGAGGCGGGGCGAGACGGTCGGGATATTGATGGACACGAATATGACGCCGCCGCAGGGAGTATTCGTGGATTTCTTCGGCCACCTTGCATGTACCGCGAGCGGTGTGGCGCGAGTGGCGCTGCGAACCGGTGCGGCAGTGGTCCCGGCATTCTCCATCTGGGACAAAGAGCTGCGAAAGTACCGTATTCATTTCGAGCCGCCAATTCCGTTGGCAAACACAGGAGATGACGAGGCCGACGCGATTACGAATACGGCGGCGTTCACGAAGAAGATTGAAGAATTCGTGCGGCGATACCCGGACCAGTGGCTGTGGGTGCATCGGCGATGGAAGGCGCGACCGCCGGGAGAAGGGCCGATTTACTGA
- a CDS encoding lipid-binding SYLF domain-containing protein, with amino-acid sequence MRKLLVVFLLMLLAIPLLADDREKDKDRLQSAAQVLDDVMSAPDKGIPEEILGDAKCLAVVPSLLKGGFIVGGAYGKGVASCKTANGWSTPAFFRVEGGSFGLQIGGQAVDYIMVIMNDRGMQDLLSSKFKLGADASVAAGPVGRHAEGATDWKMRAEVLTYSRSRGVFAGITLNGAVIKQDQDDTRAFYGRMVPFKTLLTGEFTPIPSAASPWIDALRKYAPAAVTATPAKTAEPASSEKKQ; translated from the coding sequence ATGAGAAAACTGCTCGTTGTGTTCCTATTGATGCTGCTGGCGATTCCGTTGTTGGCGGACGACCGTGAGAAGGACAAGGACCGGTTGCAGAGCGCAGCACAGGTTCTGGACGACGTAATGTCGGCGCCAGATAAGGGCATCCCGGAAGAGATTTTGGGCGATGCGAAGTGCCTGGCGGTGGTGCCGTCGCTGCTGAAGGGTGGATTCATCGTCGGCGGCGCGTATGGGAAGGGCGTTGCCAGCTGCAAGACCGCGAACGGGTGGAGCACGCCAGCGTTTTTCCGTGTCGAAGGCGGAAGCTTCGGCTTACAGATCGGCGGACAGGCTGTGGATTACATCATGGTCATCATGAATGACCGGGGCATGCAGGACCTGCTTTCAAGCAAGTTCAAACTCGGAGCAGATGCGTCGGTCGCGGCAGGGCCAGTCGGACGCCATGCGGAAGGCGCCACGGACTGGAAGATGCGCGCGGAGGTCCTGACGTATTCCCGGTCGCGCGGCGTGTTCGCGGGAATCACGCTTAATGGCGCGGTGATCAAGCAGGACCAGGACGATACGCGAGCGTTTTACGGCCGCATGGTTCCATTCAAGACACTACTGACGGGCGAGTTCACACCGATCCCGTCGGCGGCATCACCGTGGATAGATGCGCTGCGGAAGTACGCTCCGGCGGCGGTAACGGCGACACCTGCGAAGACGGCAGAGCCGGCCAGTTCGGAGAAGAAGCAGTAG
- a CDS encoding response regulator transcription factor has protein sequence MKQAAVAKKPKIRVAVVESDPLRFIGFRALFDDEPDFELASASIQEIATRSDVDLILLGSRGGQNLFDVMASLKASRPDLRILVTGAGADDETILKALAAGAKGYVDEAASPQEFTTAIRIVNQGSVWAPRRVLSTFIERVTASPGRIFPAGRVTFTDREKEVLELLVAGRSNKEIGSSLGIEERTVKAHVAKLMRKVGVQNRIALSVHAITHSLVISK, from the coding sequence ATGAAACAAGCAGCTGTCGCCAAGAAACCCAAAATCCGCGTCGCCGTTGTTGAGAGCGATCCCCTTCGGTTCATCGGATTCCGAGCACTTTTTGACGATGAACCCGATTTCGAACTGGCCTCTGCCAGCATTCAAGAGATTGCCACCCGCAGTGACGTCGACCTGATCCTGCTGGGCAGCCGCGGGGGACAGAACCTGTTCGACGTGATGGCCAGCCTGAAGGCCAGCCGTCCCGACCTGCGAATCCTGGTAACCGGAGCGGGCGCCGATGATGAGACGATTTTGAAGGCGCTGGCAGCCGGAGCCAAGGGTTACGTGGACGAAGCGGCTTCGCCGCAGGAGTTTACCACTGCGATCCGTATCGTGAACCAGGGTTCGGTTTGGGCACCACGAAGGGTGCTGTCAACGTTTATTGAGCGCGTTACGGCGTCTCCGGGACGGATTTTTCCGGCTGGCAGGGTAACTTTCACCGACCGCGAAAAAGAGGTTCTGGAACTGCTGGTTGCAGGGCGGTCAAATAAGGAAATAGGGTCATCGCTCGGAATTGAAGAGCGTACAGTGAAAGCTCACGTTGCAAAATTGATGCGTAAGGTAGGTGTGCAGAACAGGATAGCGCTTTCGGTCCACGCCATTACGCATTCGCTGGTCATCTCGAAATAG